A portion of the Krasilnikovia cinnamomea genome contains these proteins:
- a CDS encoding hsp70 family protein yields the protein MGYGLGVDLGTTHTAAAIRVDGRVEPVHLGSRRPEIPSVVYLRDDGEMLVGEAAQRRGDADPPRLAREFKRRLGDPVPVLLGGAPFSAHALTARLLTQVVETVSRTQEAAPERIVVTHPANWGPYKRELLAQAAQLADVGAVTLRPEPEAAAVRFAATARVTPGEIVAVYDLGGGTFDAAVLRKTTDGFALLGEPEGIEQLGGIDFDEAILEHVRDTLGSALDGLDLADEHVTEALVRLRRDCVEAKESLSYDTEAVLGVALPHLHTRVRINRAEFEAMIGPALGETVAAMRRALRSAGIAPQELRCIVLAGGSARIPLVTELLTEHFQRPLSLDEQPELGIALGAARLSGLGDEPAGDRAAAPRLAAAGTAPAAPTSPESPDPVPLPVGAAVPGPQAAPATLLQPAADGGRARPGGTAAPVLDRLTAAGAARQPGRTDDPHTTGELRRTLARPGTRRRALRWAALAGGVAAAVVGVTAVVAWPRGDSGAASGGGFAAYEHSAATVLWRRDTGGAATGPPTVTAERVVLGGADGVIRAFRRADGQPAWTYRAGARVSVAARVAGGTVLASTAAGEILGLDAGSGARRWRRTTGTTIDAPPTVAGKHVYAGGRDGVVYRYEAAGGQHRTRVWTGGEIRTAPAVRGSVAVVAATDGRLYGSAQGRRWRTAVGRIAGAPQLVGQNACVPLNDGAVRCVRAADGAPTSRIELPGTGLARPVGGDGVVFAAGADGSVGSWDAHTGASRWRLPPLARAGAHGVPAAAFTAAPSASAPAPAPSGFPAVRAGELNVAYPDGRLLGVDAGTGVPRWELAVADTFGDAPSGDAAGVFATGSTGTLYAVRPPSPAASATGPAGASGNSSGTSPGTLVDHGAPPGTAAATGTGTGDDTGNGGVPGSAGPPPDAATSARNPWPPATTAGTGPPPMATTAPPGPVVTTTLRPPTDPVPRTTRPTLNPDWEPPTLPTPRRPVGGLVPPNVSRPRPAG from the coding sequence ATGGGCTACGGGCTCGGCGTGGATCTCGGCACCACGCACACCGCTGCGGCGATCCGGGTGGACGGGCGCGTCGAACCCGTCCACCTGGGCAGCCGCCGACCCGAGATCCCCTCGGTGGTCTACCTGCGCGACGACGGCGAGATGCTCGTCGGCGAGGCGGCCCAGCGGCGCGGCGACGCGGACCCGCCCCGGCTGGCCCGCGAGTTCAAGCGGCGGCTCGGCGACCCCGTGCCGGTGCTGCTCGGCGGCGCGCCCTTCTCCGCCCACGCCCTCACCGCCCGGCTGCTGACCCAGGTCGTCGAGACCGTCAGCCGCACCCAGGAGGCGGCCCCCGAGCGCATCGTCGTGACACATCCGGCGAACTGGGGGCCGTACAAGCGGGAACTGCTGGCCCAGGCCGCGCAGCTCGCCGACGTCGGCGCGGTGACGCTGCGGCCGGAACCGGAGGCGGCGGCGGTCCGCTTCGCGGCCACCGCCCGGGTCACACCCGGCGAGATCGTCGCCGTGTACGACCTGGGCGGCGGCACCTTCGACGCGGCCGTGCTGCGCAAGACCACGGACGGGTTCGCGCTGCTCGGCGAGCCGGAAGGCATCGAACAGCTCGGTGGCATCGACTTCGACGAGGCGATCCTCGAACACGTACGCGACACGCTCGGCTCCGCGCTCGACGGCCTCGACCTCGCCGACGAGCACGTCACCGAGGCCCTGGTGCGGCTGCGCAGGGACTGCGTCGAGGCCAAGGAGAGCCTGTCGTACGACACGGAGGCCGTGCTCGGGGTGGCACTGCCGCACCTGCACACCCGGGTCCGGATCAACCGCGCCGAGTTCGAGGCCATGATCGGGCCGGCGCTCGGCGAGACCGTGGCGGCGATGCGGCGGGCACTGCGGTCCGCCGGGATCGCGCCGCAGGAGCTGCGGTGCATCGTGCTGGCGGGCGGCTCCGCGCGGATCCCCCTGGTGACCGAGCTGTTGACCGAGCACTTCCAGCGGCCGCTCAGCCTGGACGAGCAGCCGGAACTCGGCATCGCCCTGGGCGCCGCCCGGCTCAGCGGGCTCGGCGACGAACCCGCCGGTGATCGAGCCGCCGCCCCCCGTCTGGCGGCCGCCGGCACGGCGCCCGCAGCACCGACCTCGCCAGAGTCGCCTGACCCGGTGCCCCTACCTGTGGGCGCGGCGGTTCCGGGCCCGCAGGCCGCTCCGGCCACCCTGCTGCAGCCTGCCGCGGACGGGGGTAGGGCGAGGCCGGGCGGGACCGCCGCACCGGTCCTCGACCGGCTCACCGCCGCAGGCGCCGCGCGCCAGCCCGGCCGCACGGACGACCCCCACACCACCGGCGAGTTGCGCCGCACCCTCGCCAGGCCGGGTACGCGGCGACGCGCGCTGCGCTGGGCCGCCCTGGCCGGTGGCGTGGCCGCCGCCGTCGTCGGCGTCACCGCGGTCGTGGCCTGGCCGCGCGGTGACAGCGGGGCCGCCTCGGGCGGAGGATTCGCCGCCTACGAACACTCGGCCGCCACCGTGCTGTGGCGCCGCGACACCGGCGGCGCGGCGACCGGGCCGCCCACGGTCACGGCGGAGCGGGTCGTGCTGGGCGGCGCGGACGGGGTGATCCGCGCGTTCCGCCGCGCCGACGGGCAGCCGGCATGGACCTACCGGGCCGGCGCCCGCGTGTCCGTCGCGGCCCGGGTCGCCGGTGGCACGGTGCTGGCGAGCACGGCGGCCGGTGAAATCCTCGGCCTCGACGCCGGGTCGGGCGCGCGGCGGTGGCGCCGCACCACCGGCACCACCATCGACGCCCCGCCGACCGTCGCCGGCAAGCACGTCTACGCGGGTGGGCGCGACGGCGTCGTCTACCGGTACGAGGCGGCCGGCGGGCAGCACCGCACCCGGGTGTGGACCGGTGGCGAGATCCGCACCGCTCCGGCGGTCCGGGGCTCGGTGGCGGTCGTCGCCGCGACCGACGGGCGGTTGTACGGGTCCGCCCAGGGCCGGCGCTGGCGGACCGCGGTGGGCCGGATCGCCGGTGCGCCGCAACTGGTGGGCCAGAACGCCTGCGTGCCGCTGAACGACGGTGCCGTCCGCTGCGTACGCGCCGCCGACGGCGCGCCGACCAGCCGCATCGAGCTGCCCGGCACCGGACTGGCCCGGCCGGTCGGCGGCGACGGCGTGGTGTTCGCGGCGGGCGCCGACGGCAGCGTGGGGTCCTGGGACGCGCACACGGGAGCCAGCCGCTGGCGACTGCCACCGCTGGCCCGGGCGGGAGCCCACGGGGTCCCGGCGGCCGCGTTCACGGCCGCGCCGTCCGCTTCCGCGCCCGCACCGGCGCCCTCCGGGTTTCCGGCGGTGCGCGCGGGCGAGTTGAACGTCGCCTACCCGGACGGACGGCTGCTCGGCGTCGACGCGGGCACCGGGGTCCCGCGATGGGAGCTGGCCGTGGCGGACACCTTCGGCGACGCGCCGTCCGGCGACGCGGCCGGGGTGTTCGCGACCGGCTCGACCGGAACCCTGTACGCCGTGCGCCCGCCGTCCCCGGCAGCCTCCGCGACCGGCCCGGCGGGAGCCTCCGGGAACTCGTCCGGCACCTCCCCGGGAACCCTTGTCGATCATGGCGCACCTCCGGGCACGGCTGCCGCGACGGGGACCGGAACCGGGGACGACACCGGGAACGGGGGCGTGCCCGGATCGGCCGGGCCGCCGCCGGACGCCGCGACCTCCGCGCGGAACCCGTGGCCGCCCGCGACCACCGCCGGCACCGGACCGCCGCCGATGGCCACGACCGCGCCGCCGGGGCCGGTGGTCACGACGACCCTTCGACCGCCGACCGACCCGGTCCCGCGGACCACGCGCCCGACCTTGAATCCCGACTGGGAACCGCCCACGCTCCCCACGCCCCGGCGTCCCGTGGGTGGTCTCGTGCCGCCCAACGTTTCCCGCCCCCGGCCGGCCGGGTAG
- a CDS encoding GNAT family N-acetyltransferase translates to MSTPAQQATVPHVIERLTPASFDAAVPGLAEVLADAVAGGASVGFVAPFSPAEAAAWWQTQRSALADGSLAVWASRGPAGISGTISLAYAGKANARHRAEVVKLAVHRRDRGHGLGRRLLSTAEDAAARAGITLLLLDTETASPAERLYLAAGWSRYGIVPDYALEPSGSLRDCSFFYKPIGAA, encoded by the coding sequence ATGAGCACCCCGGCGCAGCAGGCGACCGTGCCGCACGTGATCGAACGCCTGACCCCGGCGAGCTTCGACGCCGCCGTCCCCGGGCTGGCCGAGGTGCTGGCCGACGCGGTCGCCGGGGGCGCCTCGGTCGGGTTCGTCGCCCCGTTCAGCCCGGCCGAGGCCGCCGCGTGGTGGCAGACGCAGCGCTCCGCGCTCGCCGACGGCAGCCTCGCCGTCTGGGCGTCGCGCGGTCCCGCCGGGATCAGCGGCACGATCAGCCTCGCGTACGCGGGCAAGGCGAACGCCCGGCATCGCGCCGAGGTGGTCAAGCTGGCGGTGCACCGGCGGGACCGGGGCCACGGGCTCGGCCGCCGGCTGCTGTCCACCGCCGAGGACGCGGCCGCCCGCGCCGGGATCACCCTGCTGCTGCTGGACACCGAGACCGCCAGCCCCGCCGAGCGGCTGTACCTGGCGGCGGGCTGGTCGCGCTACGGGATCGTGCCCGACTACGCCCTGGAGCCGAGCGGGTCGCTGCGCGACTGCAGCTTCTTCTACAAACCGATCGGCGCGGCCTGA
- a CDS encoding cyclase family protein, whose translation MGDTARSPLGRIRLVSLSHVNDPATTCLFPGDPPFTLETAATIADDGYYLQYVREGEHTGTHWGAPGHFTDGEALADDLEPNDLFLPAVKIDMRDRCAADPDYAMTVADLRDFENAHGRIPDGAAVIMWTGWESHWGTDAFHRYDADGVRHQPGFSVAALQWLVDTGRLGRNGALGTDTFGPDPGTDRTYAVSKLLYRRRRISLEILANLASLPATGAYVLCGGQINRHGSGSTALIYGVLPPPG comes from the coding sequence ATGGGCGACACCGCGCGGTCTCCGCTGGGGCGGATCAGGCTGGTCAGCCTGTCGCACGTCAACGATCCCGCGACCACGTGCCTGTTCCCCGGCGATCCACCGTTCACGTTGGAGACGGCCGCGACGATCGCCGACGACGGCTATTACCTTCAGTACGTCCGCGAGGGCGAGCACACCGGCACGCACTGGGGTGCCCCCGGGCATTTCACCGACGGTGAGGCGCTGGCCGACGACCTGGAGCCGAACGACCTCTTCCTGCCCGCCGTCAAGATCGACATGCGGGACCGGTGCGCCGCCGACCCCGACTACGCGATGACGGTGGCGGACCTGCGGGACTTCGAGAACGCGCACGGCCGCATCCCGGACGGCGCCGCCGTCATCATGTGGACCGGCTGGGAGTCACACTGGGGCACGGACGCCTTCCACCGGTACGACGCCGACGGCGTGCGGCACCAGCCCGGCTTCAGCGTGGCGGCGCTCCAGTGGCTGGTGGACACCGGGCGGCTCGGCCGCAACGGCGCGCTCGGCACCGACACCTTCGGGCCCGACCCGGGCACCGACCGCACGTACGCGGTGTCCAAACTGCTCTACCGGCGACGCCGGATCAGCCTGGAGATCCTCGCCAACCTCGCGTCCCTGCCCGCCACCGGCGCGTACGTCCTGTGCGGCGGCCAGATCAACCGCCACGGCTCCGGCTCCACCGCGCTCATCTACGGGGTCCTGCCGCCGCCCGGCTGA
- a CDS encoding helix-turn-helix domain-containing protein: MRTETVDDRLAVRLGALRGERGWSLDDLASRTGISRSTLSRLERGEISPTAALLGRLCTAYERTMSALLAEVEAAPAELVRADDQPVWRDEASGFTRRLISPPRPGLRGEVVEGRLRPGADITYEAPPVPGLEQHVWVLDGTLELTDDGRRHEIGAGECLRFRLWGGTRFRNPGPEPVRYAVFVVLP, from the coding sequence ATGAGAACAGAGACGGTGGACGACCGGCTGGCCGTGCGGCTCGGCGCGCTGCGGGGCGAGCGCGGCTGGTCCCTCGACGACCTGGCGTCCCGCACCGGCATCAGCCGCTCCACCCTGTCCCGGCTGGAGCGCGGCGAGATCAGCCCCACCGCCGCCCTGCTCGGGCGGCTGTGCACCGCGTACGAACGCACCATGTCGGCCCTGCTGGCCGAGGTGGAGGCGGCCCCGGCCGAGCTGGTCCGCGCCGACGACCAGCCGGTGTGGCGCGACGAGGCCTCCGGGTTCACCCGGCGGCTGATCTCCCCGCCACGGCCGGGCCTGCGCGGCGAGGTCGTCGAGGGGCGGCTGCGACCGGGCGCCGACATCACGTACGAGGCGCCGCCCGTGCCCGGCCTGGAACAGCACGTCTGGGTGCTCGACGGGACGCTGGAGCTCACCGACGACGGCCGCCGCCACGAGATCGGCGCCGGGGAGTGCCTGCGGTTCCGGCTCTGGGGCGGGACCCGGTTCCGCAACCCGGGCCCGGAGCCGGTCCGCTACGCCGTCTTCGTGGTGCTGCCATGA